In the genome of Nakaseomyces glabratus chromosome C, complete sequence, the window GTGTCctagaaataataatgcAGTAGATATTATATTGATATAACAATATTATGTACACTATGAAATAAACGGTTAGCATCATTTGTAGATGTAACTCATCAATGCACTTCAACTGATTTATGTGCCTTTTTATAGCAGTAATCACGATGGGATCATAGCCGATGGAGGACTAAAAGCGCGACTCTAAACTGCAAAAAAAGAGCCATAGCAATAGTATGTATATGTGTATTGGATGTACCAAGCAAGGATAAAATCATAGACCCGTCGGATTATGTTCCCATTCCAGCTCCTCAATAGATCAATATCAAGTGTAGTACGCAATAGCGTGCTGAGACCCCTACCTATGATGGCAGCCACTAAGCCATTGATGGCCCCAAGGATGCTATTACTATTCAACCGTGGGTTTAAAGTCAGAACATCTGTGAAGAAGATGTGCAGTGATTGTTATATTGTAAGAAGAAAAGGTAGAGTGTATGTCTACTGTAAGTCCAACAAGAAGCATAAACAACGCCAAGGATAATGGCACAAAAGTCTACATCGATAGGTAATGGGAATAGAATATCCACACTAAGCAAATAGCCTGTAAATAATTGCAAAAGCCGACAATACTAGTTCAACTTCCTTTTCCCATTGTATCTAGTCAAATAACATTCATCATCGGCACTGGACAATAGAGTATTGGTATATGACAAATTTTATCATGTAATTTAAAAAGCATTCtataaataatttatatGAAGTAATAAAGACTATGGCTTTATAAATGCTATCTTTTCAAGTACtatacaaaaattaaaacaaaaacaacatCAATGCTTGTCATCGCTTCATTTAAATTGCCCAAATGGACAAACCAACACCACCGATTACAATGTTCGCTTTACCCTCTTTGTCCTCGATTGTATCTATACAACCAGTGTCAGCTATGGTGGTGTACTTTTCTGATTCCAACTTCAGTTCATCACACTCAAATGACCAAACTCTGACAATCTGGTCAACTGAACAGGACACTAGTCTTTCGTGATTGTCAATTGAACACAAGGCGGTACCAGTAATAGTAGAGGCAGCAGCCTTAGCAATGGTGGATTTAACTGCTGCAACAAATGACATGTCCGGGTTGCATTGAACAGAGGTTAGGGCAAGGGCGTTATCATCACCGCCAGTGAAAATTCTAAACTTCTTATCAGACTCTTGTAGTAAAGTCATCGTCTTGATACCAGATTGATGAGCAATGACATCAAATATACGCTCATTTGATAGGCTAACAGAGGAGTCTGTATTTAGTGAGGATTTCATGTAAATCTTGTTGTTTTCTATTGAGAAGCCTGCTTTTAAGACCTGATCAGTGACATTGTAACCAAATAGATGACCATCAGTAGCCGAAGCTAAAAGCAATAAATTATCTTTGACAGTTAAAAGTTCTGTACCCAACAAACAACATGTTTTGTATAAACCACTGACTAGTAAAGTGAATGTATTGGCCTCTGAAGAGTAATACCATAATTTAATCATTGAATCAGAGTAAACTGTGGATAACAAGAAGTCTTGTTCATTGCTGTTGACAAATGACACAGAGAAATCCATAATACGTAAGTCAGGATTATCATTTGATGTTGGAAGGACTTGCTTACACATCATGTATGGACGAATTCTGTTATAATTTACCTTCCATAAGAAAAGCTCCTCTCTAGCACTTGAAGAGATAACCATGCTGTTACTGATTGCTCTACATTTTTGCAAGCCAGAAACATGTCTTCTTTCTGTCCAGTAAGTCTTGATTTTTCTCGAATTTGGATCATAATAAGAAAGCTTGATAGTTGTATCCTCAGAACCTGTACAGAAGAAATAACCCTTGAAGTCTTTATTGTCAGGCATTATAGTGACATCGCGAATTTCTCTACCATGCAAACCTGGTTCCAAAACATGAGGGTAAATCGATTTCTTAAAGTGTCTAATAAAAAGTTTAGAAGCCTTGATATATGTCAACACAAGATCTTCTACATTCTCTTTGCAGAAATGCCATTGCCTATGGGCTCCACCGCAAACTTCGCTGGCTATTTCCAAACATTCTGTttcatcatatatataaaacaaaGATGACTTGAAGCCATATGTAATAAAATTCAGTCTTGAATCCAAATATGATCCCTCAAGAAAGCCTTTTGTGATTTTGTTTGAGTGCAATACTTCATAAAACCCATCATTACctaaatttttgaaatcacACTTGATGAACTTATAATAGCCATCTCTATTTGTAATTGCAAAAATAGGCTCAAACATTGGTCCTAAATCAGATAATTGAATTGATGTTATAGTATCACCATTTGTCAAATTCTTTAGGACAGTTGAGTTattattctctttcttaGTATCAAAAACAGCAATTGAACTAAAACGAGACCCAACTAAGTAGTAACTATCGTATATTTCAAAGCAAGAGGACACGATGTTGGCAGGTTTTTCAAAAGcttctcttttcttgatctcAAGATTATCATCAAAGCTCCAGAAGCATAACTTATCGGTTGGGTTTGGTGACTCTAATAACAATATGTGGTAGCCAGCACTAATAGCAAGGGAGTTACTGAGCTTGGAGAGAGAATCTTCCTTGTATTGTTTAGTAACTTTTACTTCAGAACCATCAATTGAGAACTTCATGGCTAAAATATCACATTTATTGTTAGTAAAGAATACAATATTTGATTCGTATATCCCGTTAGTGATAGAGTAGGACGCAAATCTACTATCCAACAGGCATTGCCTCCATTGTTTAGTTTCAGTTTGGAAAGCCAAGACTCGTCCTTGTGATGTAATACAAACGAGCCCAAATTTGAACCAATAAAAGCCCTTTATAATCTCATCCTTTTCAAAACTTATGCCAGCCgctttttcaatatcagcAATTTCATATCCAATTACTTCATCTCCTGAATTTGTGTCGGTGTTCAAGTCAATGACGTTTATTCTACCATCATTGCCTGATGTAGCGATGATTCTCTTCTCATCATTAACATCAACACCCCAGACATTCTTAAGTAAATGcccttcaaaaatattactTATCTGGAGTTCATAGCCAGAAATGTCATTTGGTATAATATTCCACACTCTGCAAGTACAATCTTCGGATACGCTGACAAgattttcatcattattgaaaaatttcaagttCCAGATCCTAGCAGTATGACTCCAGCCAATTGATAATTCCTTGCCAGTTTCTCTGTCCCATAGTCTAATTGATCTATCATCAGAGCAAGAAGCTATCAATTTGTTATGCTCGCTTGATTGGATGTAAAATATTGAGCCTTCATGTCCTGTCAAGTTATGAATTAATTCCTCCTTGTAAAGATCCCATACAATGGCACCACCCATTACAGTACCAGCATTTATTTGCACCTCAGATTCAGATATAACCTTAATGGATCCAGAATAAAGAATTGATCTCTCACCTACCAACTTCTTTTCCTCGACAACTTTGCCTGTTAAGTCTGTGATCAAAACTTTATTGTAATTAGTTAAAATGTACAACTTAGAACCATCCTTGCTGAATTCAATTGCAGttatattttcatcaaGTACCAACTCATTGGATAGGTATTCACGCCTTTGATTGATATCTTCTAGTTTTAGAATGGAAATAGAAGACCCACCATAGGCACAAATTTTACCCTCACTTGAAATACAGATTCCATGTATTTTGTTCCTGTTGAAAAGCTTACATTTGTTCATCAATTCATTGTGCTTGTAATCATATTCTTGTAAATATGGGCCATAACAGGTCAAAAGACTATCCTTATGGAATTTAACACAAAGAGCCGGACCAATATGTGTATACTCATCCATCTTTGAGAATATTGTTGCTTGATTATATGAGTGAAAATTCAAACTTACaaaatgttattattattattgttcaattatttgaattgttAGTTAAAACGCCCAATtcgagctcatcgcatcggCCATTgatttttcactttttttttttttcacgtcattttcaaaaattaatataatgGTGCCACTGAGTAGAAATAAAGTACAAACTATGTGagaaatattatattaaaatGGAGATGAGGAACAAACGATATTTTGAAGCTTAAACTTTACTCCAGTTCATATTGATCTTAACAGTAGAAGTAAGAATTTATTCGATTTTCTTATTAAACATTAGCTATTTAATAAATTACTGAATGACAACTCATGCACATCATAGTAGGAACTTCTCTCTctatttattgatattaaCATGCGTAGAATATTTGGACAATAGTTATCTAAAGTGAGCTGCCAAGTTGGTATTGCTATTCTCCATCCTTCTGTGTACGGCTCTTGTTGTAGGCTGCATTTTTGGTACTCTCTGTTGGTGCAACCCTGTTCCAGAACCTGGTATGTTGCTCTTCAATGAGTTTTTTAAGGACGAATAATGGTTGCTTTGTTCCTCCATAGACGACTTGTTTCTGTTTAGTGGATTGACGTCCTTATTGAATGATTGGCTTTCAGATCTCCATATTGATGCCAAAATTGAGTTTAGTTTTGATTGCTGAGCCTTGGGCAGGAAATCGTCTAATTCTTTCACCTGGTTACTATATGTACTAATAGAAGAGCCTTCCAGACCACTATTTCCGTAAGTTGAATTTGTCTTTCCAGAatttttgctattttttAGTCTTAGAAGCGATTTATCTAATGGATTGGTATATCTCCTCAAAGTGGTATATTCGTGAGTAATTTTTTCGTATTCCCGCTTCTGTTCGATATGACCAGTCATAAAAATAGCCTCAGCACTATCTGTTTGAGAATTAAGATCTAATATGGAACTCTCTCTTTGAAGGAGCATTTTCCGTTGAGTACGGGAATTACCATCTATGTTTTCGGACTTTAAAAATTGTGAAAAGTTATTAATTTTGGTTGTGGAGTTGCTGTCTCTGTCTGTTTTTAATAATGATGTAGGTCCTTTTTCTGTAGTATCTGTCCTTGATGCATATTGATTTCTActcttttgaaaaattgtatTTGTCAAAGAGCTCCTGGGAGGATTATTATCTGGATTGACTTTCTGAAGATTGTTTGTCAGTTCAGATTTAGCATTGACTTGTTGATTTAGCATACTATGTTTAGTATCATTCAGCCTCGcattttctatttcatcCTTATCAAAGCCTGAGATATTTTTTATGGGTTTAGAGGGTGCATCAGTGGTATTATCAGAGTCTTCAAGATATTTAGTATTCTGTATCTCTTTCGCCAGCGAATTTTGGATAGAAGAAGGATTCTCGAATTTACGCTCAACACCTGTAGATTGTGATAAAATCATATCTGGAATATAAGGTTCATCACTTTTCGATTGATATTCTCTATCTTTTTTCGTAAACTCTTCAATCGGGgatctatttttattcatgTCGTCGGCTATTGATTCTTCGCCTTCAGTTACTTTAGCTAAAGTTCTAGGTTTACGTTCCTGTCGTACTAATGAGTGTGAATcaaatgataatgaatTTGGATCCACCTCTCCTATATGATCTTCGTGATCGTCCTTTACATTTAAGTGATCAATACTTTTATTCGAAGCTTTCGATAAATGTACATCATCAAGCATAGCTTCAATCTTATCATCTGAGCTATTTCCATCAAAATCTttatttgtgttttttgAATGGTCAATTGAGTTATGTGCACGTAAAGTTGAATATGAATCCCCTTTACCCTGATTAGGATTCCCATTAAGAGTAATTATATCTTCAGGACTTGACTGAATTACGGAAAGTTGCTGATCTCTAACTCTATCATCACTGAACATCCTGGAGCTTTTCGGCCTTGTATGATGAATATTATCACTGCTGTCCGAGTTTTGTGCTTCCTCGTCAGTAAAATGCTCCACTTCTTCATCCGTAGTTGATTCATTATCATAGAACTCCTGTCCTTGTCGTAATGTTAAAACTGAGTGTGTGCTTCTTGTTCTACGTGGTCTGAGTCCGCTACCACCAATGGCACTTGCCAAAGAATGGGCAACATTACTGCTACTGTGACTTTTTGAGAGGCTTTGTATTGGACTGCTTAGTCTCGAATTTCCTTGGCTTCGGGATACCCGGTTTGTTGGCTTCTCACCAACAAGTGCAGTCATATTAAGTCCACTTATCGCACGTCTTCGATATAAAGCGTCAGAGCTTTTACTCTTCTTGAATGAACCATGCCTATTGAGTAGACCATCACCTTCAAATGTACCATCATGTGTTAAGACTCTTCGTAGGCCCTTAAAACTGGCGGATCCTTTAGCCTTTGATTTAGTACTAAATTGTCTCATATGAGACTTCCCATGAACTTGTGTAGGGGATGTTAAATTAGGCATATCATATTCACCTTTGCATGGCTTATTTTTGCTTCCCATTGGTATTGATACTGGATTATATGCTACAAATCCTATGCGATGCTTGTTCCCTGCAAATCAAAGTTTGTTCAATTCAAtgaaatattataaatcCAATGGCAATTATGTATATAACAATAGAATAAAAGCTTTTGCTAAGTTATTGATTCCTGTCTGTCTTAGAAAGGGTCCTGTATAAATGTTGATCAAATGTTGTACACTTCTAGCTAGTCAAAGTTGCGctcttttcttgaaattttattGCAGCTTCCGAAGTTGACAAAATATGGCCAAAATAATGTCAAATAGCATATAGTTAAGATGAAGCATATATGTGGTAAGGTTGTTGTTGCAAATCATGATGGTCTGTTGTTTGTGTATTTACAAATGCTATAAAGTATAGTTTTTGTTATCCATTCTAACTATATATGCAGGGTTGAGATCATTATCGTCAAGTGAAGAGAAAATGTATCTAAATTGAACTAGAAAAAGTATTGATGTGTGTCTGTATTACTCTAATGCTTCGTTTACTGAATACTTTGTTTCCCAATTGATTAGTTTTTTGGTTAAGTCATTCATTAAACTCAAGTTTTTGTTGGTATTGTCAAAGATCACCTCAGTTTCTTTAACAAATTGCTCGTTCTCTACAAACTTTGTCAGGTCTTCTTTGTTTCTAATCTCTGCCTCCAGTTCCCATTGAGTTCTGGATAGAAACTCCATGATTGCTGTTACACGTCTTCTCATCTCGTTTAATGTGGTCCTTGGTGGCGGTAAACGTGGTTTAACAGGTTTGTTGATGCCAATATCTGCggttttgtttttatcattatcacTCCCATTAGCAGATGAAGCCTTGCTATTCTGTTTTCTGGAGTTTCTACCTTTGCCAGAGTTCCTGGGTGTGTTCCCACTCCTTTGAGACCTCCTTAGATTTTTAGCCTTGTTGTCATCCTCAGAAGACACGGTGTTAGTTTCATTGGGTTGTAAGTCATCCGAAACTTTGTCTTGTGTTTCCTTTTCGTTTGATAGTTCCTTTGCAGCTTCGtctttatttcttgaagaCGATCTGGAAGTGTTAGAGTCAGGTGTTGGAGAGTTTTCCTTTGATGTTGGTACGGGCCTCGATTCCTGTTTGTTCCCTTCTTCCTGGTTTGAGGTCTTTCTGCTTTCCTGTAGTGCTTTCTCCAACATCCATTGATAGTGTTTCTCTTCTCTTGCCACGAGTGTGGCACGTTTCCTATCTGATATTATCTTAGATACATCTGCTCCTTCGTTATTATCGGTTTCTGCTTTCGTGGCATTGGTTACATGGTCATCTGTGGTATCATCAGCGTTAGTTTCAGCCTCggcttcttctttgacAGCTTCTGTAGTTGCTTCAGCAGCGATAGTGGTAGTCGAATCATCTGCAGTTTCGTTGATCGTTGTGTCGTTTGTGAGGCCcgtttcatcttcttcatcgccGAGGTCAGGCTCCTGCTTAACAGCGTCATTTTCTTCCTGCTGAGTTTCACGGGATTGGTCGTCGTCGTCCTGGGCTTGTGGGTGATCCTGGTTTGTAGTGTCTTCAGTTTCGTTAGCTGGTGATCCTGCCTGCAGGGTATCCTCTTCCTCTATCGCTCCGTTGTTCTTCAGATCATCTGTAGTGTCGCTTGTGTTGCTGGTCTTTCTCCTCTTCCGTTGGCCAGTTCCAGTGTTAGAGGTGGCAGATGCTGCTGTAGACTCGGAGTCCTCCTCGGGGTCCAGCTTGGACTCTTCCTCTGCCAAGTTATCCGTGGAAGTGTCGTACTCCGTAGAGTCCCGCTTGTTGTTCCTGCGAGCCCTGCTCCCCGAAGGATGTCTCCGGTTCTTGCGCTTGGTCGGTTGCACGAGCTTGTAAGCGCTCCTCAGCTCCCCTGTGTCGTTTGTGTAGTACAGCCGGTGCAGCTCCGGCCTGCACTGCTCACACCAGTACTTGTCTGGCGGCTTGTCGCCATTAGAGTTCGAGATGCCAACACACACACCGTGCTGCCACACGTTACAGGTCTCACACTGGATGAAGAACCCCGAATCGTCAGGCGGTTCCAGCTCCCCACAGATACACCGCGTCTCTCCTTCGTCCTCAACCTCTTCTTCCACAATCTCCCTTCGCATTGTCTTTGTTACTGGTCAGTATAGCGGGGTTTTTGGCACTTGTTGTATCGAATAGTCTGGGTACTATGTCAGAACCTATTGTCTTATATAGCaactatatttttttccagtTTGCCTGTGAAAGACAGAAAGACAGAAAGtaagagagagagaggcCTACAATTATCGTATGTTACGGGTATCAGTAGTCACATTTTAAATACACATATACGTCATTCATGTGATGTAAACGTACTACACGATACCGGACGAatggaaataaaatttgttaTACCTCTATACGTGTATATCACATGGTATAATATACAATTGGCCGTTCGGAAGTACATGACTTTTGCAGAGCTTTGAGAGGTGTCTCGTCTGCAGTTATAtctctcttcttctctctCACAGTACGGAGAATCCAGCTTTTCTGGCTTTTTTCCTCTACGAAACTCGAACTTCACTTTCCCTCGTAGACGTATCCTCTCAT includes:
- the TCO89 gene encoding Tco89p (CAGL0C01463g~Ortholog(s) have role in cellular response to lithium ion, fungal-type cell wall organization, glycerol metabolic process, regulation of cell growth, response to salt stress) yields the protein MGSKNKPCKGEYDMPNLTSPTQVHGKSHMRQFSTKSKAKGSASFKGLRRVLTHDGTFEGDGLLNRHGSFKKSKSSDALYRRRAISGLNMTALVGEKPTNRVSRSQGNSRLSSPIQSLSKSHSSSNVAHSLASAIGGSGLRPRRTRSTHSVLTLRQGQEFYDNESTTDEEVEHFTDEEAQNSDSSDNIHHTRPKSSRMFSDDRVRDQQLSVIQSSPEDIITLNGNPNQGKGDSYSTLRAHNSIDHSKNTNKDFDGNSSDDKIEAMLDDVHLSKASNKSIDHLNVKDDHEDHIGEVDPNSLSFDSHSLVRQERKPRTLAKVTEGEESIADDMNKNRSPIEEFTKKDREYQSKSDEPYIPDMILSQSTGVERKFENPSSIQNSLAKEIQNTKYLEDSDNTTDAPSKPIKNISGFDKDEIENARLNDTKHSMLNQQVNAKSELTNNLQKVNPDNNPPRSSLTNTIFQKSRNQYASRTDTTEKGPTSLLKTDRDSNSTTKINNFSQFLKSENIDGNSRTQRKMLLQRESSILDLNSQTDSAEAIFMTGHIEQKREYEKITHEYTTLRRYTNPLDKSLLRLKNSKNSGKTNSTYGNSGLEGSSISTYSNQVKELDDFLPKAQQSKLNSILASIWRSESQSFNKDVNPLNRNKSSMEEQSNHYSSLKNSLKSNIPGSGTGLHQQRVPKMQPTTRAVHRRMENSNTNLAAHFR
- the CTI6 gene encoding Cti6p (CAGL0C01485g~Ortholog(s) have methylated histone binding, transcription factor binding activity); amino-acid sequence: MRREIVEEEVEDEGETRCICGELEPPDDSGFFIQCETCNVWQHGVCVGISNSNGDKPPDKYWCEQCRPELHRLYYTNDTGELRSAYKLVQPTKRKNRRHPSGSRARRNNKRDSTEYDTSTDNLAEEESKLDPEEDSESTAASATSNTGTGQRKRRKTSNTSDTTDDLKNNGAIEEEDTLQAGSPANETEDTTNQDHPQAQDDDDQSRETQQEENDAVKQEPDLGDEEDETGLTNDTTINETADDSTTTIAAEATTEAVKEEAEAETNADDTTDDHVTNATKAETDNNEGADVSKIISDRKRATLVAREEKHYQWMLEKALQESRKTSNQEEGNKQESRPVPTSKENSPTPDSNTSRSSSRNKDEAAKELSNEKETQDKVSDDLQPNETNTVSSEDDNKAKNLRRSQRSGNTPRNSGKGRNSRKQNSKASSANGSDNDKNKTADIGINKPVKPRLPPPRTTLNEMRRRVTAIMEFLSRTQWELEAEIRNKEDLTKFVENEQFVKETEVIFDNTNKNLSLMNDLTKKLINWETKYSVNEALE
- the RTC6 gene encoding mitochondrial 54S ribosomal protein bL36m (CAGL0C01435g~Ortholog(s) have role in ribosome biogenesis and mitochondrion localization) gives rise to the protein MFPFQLLNRSISSVVRNSVLRPLPMMAATKPLMAPRMLLLFNRGFKVRTSVKKMCSDCYIVRRKGRVYVYCKSNKKHKQRQG
- the RTT10 gene encoding tRNA (34-2'-O)-methyltransferase regulator RTT10 (CAGL0C01441g~Ortholog(s) have role in endocytic recycling and cytosol, endosome, nucleus localization) gives rise to the protein MDEYTHIGPALCVKFHKDSLLTCYGPYLQEYDYKHNELMNKCKLFNRNKIHGICISSEGKICAYGGSSISILKLEDINQRREYLSNELVLDENITAIEFSKDGSKLYILTNYNKVLITDLTGKVVEEKKLVGERSILYSGSIKVISESEVQINAGTVMGGAIVWDLYKEELIHNLTGHEGSIFYIQSSEHNKLIASCSDDRSIRLWDRETGKELSIGWSHTARIWNLKFFNNDENLVSVSEDCTCRVWNIIPNDISGYELQISNIFEGHLLKNVWGVDVNDEKRIIATSGNDGRINVIDLNTDTNSGDEVIGYEIADIEKAAGISFEKDEIIKGFYWFKFGLVCITSQGRVLAFQTETKQWRQCLLDSRFASYSITNGIYESNIVFFTNNKCDILAMKFSIDGSEVKVTKQYKEDSLSKLSNSLAISAGYHILLLESPNPTDKLCFWSFDDNLEIKKREAFEKPANIVSSCFEIYDSYYLVGSRFSSIAVFDTKKENNNSTVLKNLTNGDTITSIQLSDLGPMFEPIFAITNRDGYYKFIKCDFKNLGNDGFYEVLHSNKITKGFLEGSYLDSRLNFITYGFKSSLFYIYDETECLEIASEVCGGAHRQWHFCKENVEDLVLTYIKASKLFIRHFKKSIYPHVLEPGLHGREIRDVTIMPDNKDFKGYFFCTGSEDTTIKLSYYDPNSRKIKTYWTERRHVSGLQKCRAISNSMVISSSAREELFLWKVNYNRIRPYMMCKQVLPTSNDNPDLRIMDFSVSFVNSNEQDFLLSTVYSDSMIKLWYYSSEANTFTLLVSGLYKTCCLLGTELLTVKDNLLLLASATDGHLFGYNVTDQVLKAGFSIENNKIYMKSSLNTDSSVSLSNERIFDVIAHQSGIKTMTLLQESDKKFRIFTGGDDNALALTSVQCNPDMSFVAAVKSTIAKAAASTITGTALCSIDNHERLVSCSVDQIVRVWSFECDELKLESEKYTTIADTGCIDTIEDKEGKANIVIGGVGLSIWAI